cttttgagcacaaaggaagatatttggaagaatgtcagtaaccaaacagatatcatcccccatttactgctatagtagggaaaataaataccatgggagtcaattgggcatgagatctgtttggttactgacattcttacaaatatcttcctttgtgtacATTagatcaaagaaatgtatacaggtttggaacaatctgagggtaaataaatgatgacagaattgtcatttttgggttaactatccctttaatgggtTTTAAGGACAAGattttggaaaataaataatCTAGGTcacatatttaataatatgaacaactaatattgaaaatatttatGGAATTATActtttcatgttgacttttatAGTAGTGCACCCACAAGCTCACCttacaataatatataaaatcttaaaaaatgtCAGCAGTATAAAACCACAGATGTCATCAAAGTGTAAATTTAtaatattatgtatttttaaaaacgaGCCAGTAACACGTCTGAAGTAATACATTATATAAGTGTAGCACGCAATCCTGCTAGTGAGCAAAATATGTTCTGTAGCATCTAAAACAATCTTTAgatttatttgtaattatttccCACATCCAAGTTCCAGGTTATAATAAGCAAAAGTTTAAACATGAATCTCCTAATTTTGCAATAAGCAGTGATACTTACCCTAAACAGAAGTCAAAACATGTacaaattgcacatttaaagggatagttcacccaaaaaatacaaattctgtcatcatttactcaccttcactttcacttcactttcaagttgttccaaatctgattttttttgttctgatgaacacaaagacgaaagatatttggaagaatgcttgtaaccaaacagtcagactgactaccatagtaggaaaaaaatatttaaatatacttatatgtgaccctggacaacaaaaccagtcttatgggtcaatttttcgaaattgagatttttacataatctgaaagctaaataaataggatttctatagatatatgagttgttagaataggacaatatctgactgagatacaaccgtttaaaactcaggaatctgagagtgcaaaaaatctaaatattgagaaaattgcctttgaagttgttaatcaaggggcactgtggcagaccattcactcacaaaaataaagtttttatacatttaaggtaggaaatttacaaaatatcttcatggaacatgatctatacttaatatcctaatgatttttggcataaaagaaaaatcgataattttgacccactcaatgtatttttgtcttttactaaaaatgttccgttgctacttaagactggttttgtgatccagggtcacatatattgttctgttgaacacaaaataagatattttgaagaacgtacgacagcaaacagttctggggcacttttgactcaattgtcatttttcccactagtcaatggggtgcaagaactgtttggttacaagcattcgtccaaatatctttctctgtgttcaaccaaacaaataaattcatacaagtttggaacaactagagagtgagtaattcataacagaattttactttttgggtgaactatccctttaaagagctACTCCTTTGGTCAAAGTTTTCAGACAGCTTTCAGAATGGGCTCCAGACAGTGTGAACACATGTATCCATATCTGAGTGTGTAATGGTCTGACTGATTTAAAATTACAGAAGGTATGCAGTAACAAACACATCAATTGGATAAGACAagattttaaatctttttataaTGTGAGCTTAAAGATGGTAGTGTGTTTAAAGGGTAGGTGAGcttaaggaatagtttaccttcaaaatgaaaattctgtcatcatttactcaccttgttgtcattttaaacctgtgtgattttctttcttctgcaaaacaaatacaaaagaagatattctgaaaaatgctggtaaccaaaaaccgttggtccccattgacttctattgtatggacacaaaaccaatgcaagtcaatggggaccgacggttttctgttaccaacatttttcaaaatattttcttttgtgttctgcataagaaagtcatacaggtttgaaatgacaagagagtaaatatgagagaattttcattttgaaggtgaactacccctttaatagGTACATTTACCCTATTTCTTGCTTGTATTTCGTACATTTCATCTTGTACATTGCTTTGACTCGTTGAGCATCTGGAAATGTTTCACAGTTAATGCACTTTAACAGCAGAGTTTAAACCTACAACCATTTGCTGATCCTCCCATGACAGCATTCCTATctgtacattaaacatttaaaaactatgttcatttttaaatgcatttaacattgtttttatttattatgtatttacataTCCAGGGTCTGTCCGATGACCCCTCTGCGATCATTCACTgccaaatattttttctttagtcCCGATCGGCTGCGTACTGTGTGACTTCAGGTAATCCAGATAATACACAAAGGCTCAGAGCACTGCGCCTCGTGACCATGTCCCTCATCTCATTCCTgtgtgcacacacaaaaaaacatacatttctgTCATCTAGGTGTATACATATTTTCCTGACATGAACAGTcaatataaaattacaataGTTACTTTTTTAATAGGTGTTTGTTACTTGAGACTTCACGCCATTCAGTCTAATTTGAATGAGTGTCAACATCTGGTGTTTGTGCATGTTACCATCTACTTGTTTGCTTGTCGTAACACTCAACGCTCCTATAGGTGCTTGATCCATTAAAGCCCCCGACAACAAACATCCGAACATCCAGCACCTGGAGATTCAGGTAACAGTCCAGCTCAAGTCAATGAGAACATCTGAGTTCATGTGTAGAAACACAGCAGAGATCCAGTCAAACTTCTCACCTCAATTCCAAAGTTACTGCGCTGATGGATCATAGCCTCCACATCACGCCAGCGGTTGGTTCGAGGGTTATAAGCCTCTACAGTCCGCAAATGCGTGTTGCCATCAAATCCACCCACCTGCAGATATTCATGTTGATTACTGTAATGTAGCCATCATATCTTTCTGCTTAGAGTCTATAAATAGTACTAAATGTGAGTGTTTCTATATGTCGCTACGTGTGATACTCACAGCATATATTAGATCTCCATAGGCAATGACACCGAGACCACTGCGGGGGTTCATCATGGGCGCAATGAGACTCCATTGGTTTGTCTGTGGATTATAGCTCTCCGCTGTCAAGAGACATAAGTCTCCAGAGAAACCACCACAGATATACACCTTCCACACAAACATGATACACAAACTATAGTCCAGCATATACCCCCAAAATACACACTTATACTGTTTGACTTTccctgtttgttttgtatgattaaaacaataaaaatccaTTCCAAATGTTAATTAAAAGTCATTAGCAGTTTGTTCTATGTTCTACCACATATGATGCCTCTAATCATGCAGCTTGTTAAGGAGAGGTGACTATTACTTTTCTAAGCAAGCAGGCAATAAAGTGTACAAAACATCCCATCAACTCAGGGTCCTGAGCCATATAGcagaatttcattttataaTGGGATCTTTTGACTTAATCCAATAAGAAACTACCACCCACAGCATCTTTGAAAACGCCCTAGCAACCAGCCACATCTCGGACAAAGTGCGTCATTGCGAATGTAGTTACCTTGCCGTGCAGTGTGGTGGCGCTAGCGTCACTCCTGAATTCAACCATGGATGCAATGCGTGTCCACTGGTTTCTCGGTGGGTCGAAGCGCTCTGCAGTGTTTAGCCGTGTGTGTCCATCATGTCCACCTATAGCGTAAATGAGGCCGTCCAGAACAGCAACACTAACGTAGCATCTTTGCTCAAACATGTTGGCCACCTACAACCCAACACATTTTGTcagtgtatgtttttttttaatacgttTTATGCGTGGAACGAGGCAAATCTCACCTCATGCCAAATTTGAGTGATGGGATTAAATTTCCACACACTGTTAAAATAACTGATACTGTCAAAGCCGCCAATGCAATAGATGGAGCCGTCCAGGACCACCGTACCATGATAGGCTCTGGGTCTCCCATTCTCTTGATTAACATCCTCCCAGCGGTTTACTCGTATATCAAAACTCTCAATCCCACTGGTTGGACTGCTGCCACTCCACCCTCCGATGGCCAATAGGATTGCTGGGGGAAAACGTGGGCGTGTCAGTTGTTTCCTGAGGACTAGGGTGGAAGGTTCAGGAATGCTGCAGCCAAGCAATGCCTCTGTTGCATTGGAGACAAAAGATGTGCAGGACTCGTTCTCCATCACCAGAGGATTGATCTTTATCTTCTCAGTGAAGTAGTCTGTTGCCACCAATCCCAATCGAACCTGCAGCACAAGAGTCGAATGATTAACAGCACTAAGGATGCTCGTAACAGCGGTAAATGTGTGAACATGTAAAAGTCTTACCTTTGGCAGAAGTGTGGCCATGTGCCTTTTCCTCTCTTCGGGTGCAAGATGAATCCAGCAGAGGATGGCTTCAAAAACCATTTCCTCCTGTTTAACGCTCAGCTCATCACGACCAAAAAACTCCACAAGATGTTCAGGCGAGAGCTCCAGGAACTCTTTAGATAAACGCAGAACATCTTCAAAGTGCTTTAAGATGTATAGCTTAGCTTTAGTATGGAGCTTTGAGCAGGACTGGAAATTCTGCGTCAACGTAAATATGTCAATGGCGCCTTCAGGGTCTAATTGTGACTCCAAGAAATGACAACAGCCATTTACCAAATATGACATTAAAAAACGATCAGCCGCAACAAGAAGCTCTGCCACGTTTTCTTTGGTAATGTAAACGGATCCTGTGTAAGCGCATTCAACGATGTGAGACATGATGTGTAGAGACACATCCTGGACATCATAGATATCGCTGTCCCATTTGTCAGAGAGAAGCGTCCTATGAGGAGAAAAGAAACCTTGTTattgataaataaaaatatcataacACTGACTAAATGTCTTGAATTATACTGTACCATAAAGtgtttttcatacattttctttACATCAACTACTTATGTATGTGTTTTTTAGATTCCATCAAATCTGATGCATTTGTCAGATTCTGTATTTAGAAAGTGAATATAATCTTACAGACAATCATTTTTACAGGTAAGGTTAACAGGTGACCATTTTGACCTAGTTAAATggtcaaaatataatttaaatatcaTTTATAATTAGTGAATTCAAAACagagacaaaacatttttgaatgtCTTTTTATTGTCGCACTTATAATTATTAGAAGTTTTTGTACAATTGCAATTAATTACAATAATAGCCTATACTATTGTTTGCAGATCAAACCATAACTGGTTTTAAAAAAGTTTACCAAAACTTCATGGGAAAACAGTCCACTATGAAAATAGTGAATAATAACCATTGCAAATGATAACAACGGTATTGCATGCATTAAGACAAAATCCATTAACGCCACAAAaagtataacaaaaatataaaaaatatcttaCGACAAATAATCCCGTAGTTACCATTTTAACATGTTctaattgtatttaatattttcattttcacaaaCTGTATACAAAGTCATAATAACCAgtaatttaaatttttaaaaGATCTTTTTATGTTTGTGCTTTTGGAAATGGACCTTCACAATCATGTCAAGACACTCGTGTCACGTCTTAATTTCTTCATGGCTAAAGCAGCGGCGCGCGACCAGGTAATTAATGTAGCTTACACCCCCCTCTGCTGGTGTAAATAATCACTACATGATTGCTCTGTTCCGCAGGATCGGGCTTTTCAGCGTATTTTTGGTCGTTATGGACGTGCTGTAGAACGGGGGCAGAACAACAAAAACCGGGACTGTCCCCTGAAAACGGGGACGTCTGGTCACCTTATTTTACAGTGCCATTAATACGCATTCAATAAACAATTTAACACACACAGCACTTATTACACTTAGGCTACTAGGAATATAACAACCCCATATTGAATATAACAACCCCATAACAACTTTCAACACTTTCGTCAATGTAGACTACACCAAAAGAATATAATGTAGGCCCAAAGCTGCTTAGCAACCatgcaaaaatgtgaaaataaaaataaaataagtagcCTAGAAGAAATCAACAAGTTGTTAACTGCCTATGTGTCCTTACCTAAAAAATGGGATGACTTGATAAAGGACGATTTTGTGCACTTTCAGTTCCGCTTGATTAACTCTAATTTTAAAATCAGTGTGCTCTCCTTCTAACCTCATCTCGTTAAACACCCTAAAATAGTCTGCAGATCGTCTGTGACGTTCCATGTTTGCTCCTTAAACTTCACCAGCCTCTTCAATCAAAACCAAGGGCCGTTTTGTTGTTTTTCgtccttttgttttgttttggggaTTTAAAAAAGGCGCAAGCGGACAGATTTGCGCAGTAAAGTTCAACGTCATGTTTGATACAATAACAAAGATCGATTcaatttcatttaaattcaaattgttttatttgcatgactaaaaatattacaaaattgtctaaacataaaatacatttacaaacataACGTAACTTAAGTAACGAGTAGGCTAGAGCCTAATAGATTTTGAACATTTGTGAACATTACcatgtgttaaagggatagttcgccaaaaaatttaaattctgtcatcatctactcaccGTCAGTCTCATGTCCCATTGACtcttatagtatttatttttcctactatggcagtaaggGATGGATGAGATCTGTCAGTCAGTGTTAGTCTTGTAACAAGCTGGCTCAGTGGACGCTTTTCTGGGTTTAGTTCTTGTGTTTGAAAAGCTTTATGTTGTAGGGAACCTGAGGGACTTGATTTTAAGTGTATTCAAAATTTTAGgaatattttatgtatatagGTCGATCTGATATTATACTTGTTATTGATCCAAAATGATACCGTATAGTGTTTTCCACATTCTTCATATGCCGACATTGATAGATCTAACCAagggtgtaactttggtttgagaagtgggggggCACAAAATGggggaatttttttttatttgaatcccAGTTCCTGCATTTACATGTTTAGGCACTATGGTGATACAAGATACATGAAGTGAGTGAAGTGCGgatggagggcagcaagtgattttctccatagggAATTCACTCTCACAAAatcaaaatacctatgttttgcatcgtttttgattgtttaaattgattaatcCACGAAACCAcacagtgtttttattgtgtagcaaaagttgttTATGAAGGGGGAAATGCGATTATTGAGTGAGAAACGGAGACGAGCCGGATGACGGCGTGCGGttaaaaatcaaaaacaaatttaaaagtGGGGGGACACGAacgggattttgaaaagtggaggggacatgtcccccttgtccccagtggaaattacgCCCCTGGATCTAACTATCCTTCAGACTTGGATGTCTACTATCAGAGATGAAGGGGGAAAACAGCAGGCAGGAGATGAAGTGATGATATAATAAAATGAGCAAAGTTTATTCAGGAAGAGAAAAACATAGTTGttttaaagaggtcatatgacacggctaaaacgaatattattgtttgttttagatgtaatgcaatgtgtatacatgttttaaggttcaaaaacgctgtattttccacataccgtgcttgtttgtatctcctctttgccccgcctctctgaaacgcgcagattttttacaaagctcatggcactgaaaagcgaggtgtgctatgattggccagttcaccagtgcgtagtgattggtcgaatactgcaagcgtgtgagggaaatgtaacgcctcttaccatatttgaacatcaggttccaaagcaattgtactgacaggtacacctaccgtacttgcatatacatttgggcggtcttagtcaaatcataccacgaactgacgtagatttgtaggggtgtggttacacgaggcgtttcaggcaggtctgggtgagcattcgcttttagatagaatgcatcttttgttgcgacactttagtttttgcaattttacgtgtgtctaatacatacatgggcaacttataacacaccaaagacaaagaCCTTTAAAAATTGCCCATTCTAACTCTGAATAGAACTCTGTCTAGAGTTTCATCGCTCATTCTAATTTCGTCTGACTAGAAAGACATTCATCAGGTGTTATATACCAGCACAGACAGTGAAAAATTGCTTGACTGCTTCACAACATTGTCTTGTGACATTAAGAAGAATCTACTTGTGAAGACAATACAAATGCAGCATTCAACAGAATGTAGAATATGGTGAGAAAGAAATGAATAGAATCTGTACTAAATATAggaaataataaagaataagGATAAGGAAATAAGAAgttaaatacaacacaatatGTATGTCGTTACTCTCAAGTCAGAATTTCATCATCTTcagaaaatacacacacaggtTGCTTTTAAGAAATTCAGATTGTATCCGTCtatattaatatcaatattttgCAAAATTCTGAACAGGGTTTCTGTGGGATGTTTGTCCACCTAGGAGCTCTGATTTACGCCatattttaatagtttaatattttgaatgtttCTTAATGGCATGCAGAGCTCTTCGAGCTTTAGCTTTGAGCGCATTCATTGCCATGCTGAAACTCCCTGATAGGCGGTGATGATCAGGCCGAGGTAAGTATTGCATTGTGTGTTCCTGACTATAATGCTGGTCTTTTTGAGGTTTATGGTGTGGATGTGGTCTGTAGTTGTATGATCTGAAAGAAAGCCTATCTGACTTGGGCTCAGGACATTGTGTTCATTCAGAAGGTTTataattctgttatttaaaatacggcaaaatcatttcaaaattaCTACTAAAATTACTAGGGTTTAATTTATTTCCACTCTTGTGTAAAAAGTCCTTGGCTCCAGATGTCAGGAAAGTGGTCTGAATGAAGTACGAGGTTAAATAATAGGAGCACAGCCGCATGCCGTCTTTAGCATTTCACCTAAAATGTTATCGTGCAccagattttttacattttaggtgTTTGAGCTTTTTGGTCAATTCATAATTTCTTATTTCTAATTGTATTTTCATAAGTTTGTAGATTTAGTTTGATTTGATTATAATTTGGTGGAATTTCTTTATATAGGTTTTCAAAATGGTTTGTCCAAATGTCTGGTAAATCTTGTGGTTTTGTTATGCTCAGATTATTCCACATATCCCAGAACTGATTCTGTCttattgattgttctgtctcaTCTAAGCTATTGGTCAGAAGTTGTTGCTTTTTCATTGTTTCTTTATAttcttttaatataaatttaatatattttttctcttagttttgtgttgttaGGCTCTT
Above is a genomic segment from Triplophysa rosa linkage group LG17, Trosa_1v2, whole genome shotgun sequence containing:
- the LOC130568272 gene encoding kelch-like protein 10, producing the protein MGHETDGFFSPHRTLLSDKWDSDIYDVQDVSLHIMSHIVECAYTGSVYITKENVAELLVAADRFLMSYLVNGCCHFLESQLDPEGAIDIFTLTQNFQSCSKLHTKAKLYILKHFEDVLRLSKEFLELSPEHLVEFFGRDELSVKQEEMVFEAILCWIHLAPEERKRHMATLLPKVRLGLVATDYFTEKIKINPLVMENESCTSFVSNATEALLGCSIPEPSTLVLRKQLTRPRFPPAILLAIGGWSGSSPTSGIESFDIRVNRWEDVNQENGRPRAYHGTVVLDGSIYCIGGFDSISYFNSVWKFNPITQIWHEVANMFEQRCYVSVAVLDGLIYAIGGHDGHTRLNTAERFDPPRNQWTRIASMVEFRSDASATTLHGKVYICGGFSGDLCLLTAESYNPQTNQWSLIAPMMNPRSGLGVIAYGDLIYAVGGFDGNTHLRTVEAYNPRTNRWRDVEAMIHQRSNFGIEVLDVRMFVVGGFNGSSTYRSVECYDKQTSRWNEMRDMVTRRSALSLCVLSGLPEVTQYAADRD